Genomic window (Terriglobales bacterium):
TCTTCAGATTCACGTCGAGCGGCGTCCACTGCGCTTTTTGCTCTTCGATGTCGGCGACGGTTGCGCCCAGGACCTCATCCGGCGTCACCGCGCCCTCGATGTGGATGTGCAGGTAGCGGAAGCGGGAGCGCGGCAGCTTCAGGGTGGAGTTCGAGCCGAGAAACTCGCGCGCGAAATTGTAGAGCGTGTAGGTGCCGAGCCGCGTGACCGGCGGTTTGGCGAGGTCGTCGCGCCCCTCGACCGTGGCGTGAGCGATGAAGTCCCGCGTGCCCAGGCTCAGCCGCACCTGGTCGTACTCGGCGACGGCGGAGACGTCGAGCACGAAGTCCGTCGCGCCCCGGACCGTGCCCAGTTGCAGCACTTTGACCTCGGTCTTATGCGTGCTGGAGCTGCCTTCTTTGACCACCATCGCATATGGAATCTCGGCCCCCGAGGCGGTCACCAGGCGCAGGTCGCCCAGGCTGGTGCTGCCCTTGTCCCACAACTCCGGGTCCACCACCGGGTAGTTCTGGCGGTCGGGATGAGTGATGCGCACCTCGCGCACGTTGGAGAAGTACGCCGGATTCAGGTCGGAAGCTGTGGCGGCGGTGGAAAGAAACGCAAGCAGAAGCGCGAGCCGTGACTTCCTCATACCGGCTCCTTTCCCTTGCTGCCGGAGAGCTTCAGCCAGTCCTTCTGATAGACGAACGAGACCCCCAGCAGCAGCACACCCAGGATGATGAAGCTCAGGATGCGGTAGCCCTTCTCCAGCTCCGAGACATCGTAGACGAAGACCTTGACTACAGTCATCGCGATGAGGATGAGCGCCTGCCAGCGCAGGAAGGCGGAGCGCTTCCGGAAGCCCACCAGCAGCAGCCCGGCGCCGTAGACCATCCACAGAGCGGAGTAGGTGAAGTCACGCGCCAGGCGCAGGTTGTGGATCTCTACCCAGAGGCCGCTGGTCATCTTCTGCGAGAAGAAGTCGGAAATCTCGGCGGTCAGCGCGACCAGGGCCAGCAGGTTGATAGCGACCACGGGAATCGCCGACCACAGGCGGTTGGCGCCGCGCTTTTGCGCGTGCCACACCAACCCGGCGAGCACCGCGATGGC
Coding sequences:
- a CDS encoding DUF3999 family protein, whose protein sequence is MRKSRLALLLAFLSTAATASDLNPAYFSNVREVRITHPDRQNYPVVDPELWDKGSTSLGDLRLVTASGAEIPYAMVVKEGSSSTHKTEVKVLQLGTVRGATDFVLDVSAVAEYDQVRLSLGTRDFIAHATVEGRDDLAKPPVTRLGTYTLYNFAREFLGSNSTLKLPRSRFRYLHIHIEGAVTPDEVLGATVADIEEQKAQWTPLDVNLKIEQVGKSTLLTWDALADVPVDRVVLLVDPADVNFRRDVQVLAHNDMVGRGEIHRIRMTRFGRTVDSEDLALSLGGIHSPRYKLTVANGDDPPLHILGVQVFSMERRVYFDPRGNSTLRLYYGDDHLAAPLYDYAKLLQEPEDAVRAELDPGTHNFAYTGRPDERPWTDQHPAVLWTAMILAVAGLAGVALRGLKS